The sequence TATACGCCGACGCTGCGCTCATCCCGGAGCTTGAGACAATCTATCAGGACGGAGTGTCGGAAGAAAACAGCGATCCACTGTTCGGACAGAACCTCAATGTCTATGCGGATGAACTCGAACATGTGAAATCGATTACGCAGACACTGAAGGACGATGGCTATGACGTCTATTCGATATCCGAGGAACTCGATCAGATCGACGTCTTCTTCCTTGCCCTGAAGGCAGGTCTGATCTTCGTCGGTACGATCGCCATCCTGATCTCGTCGATCGGCATCTTCAACACGATGACGATGGCGGTGACGGAGCGGACGCGTGAAATCGGTGTGATGAAAGCACTCGGCGCGAAGCCGAAACTCATCCAGCGGCTGTTCCTCCTGGAAAGTGCGTGGATCGGTCTGATCGGTACGGTGATTGCGGTCATTCTGTCATACGGCGTCAGCCTGCTCGCCAATTATATCCTCCCGCTCATTGTCGGCGCTGCGCTCGGCGAAGAGGAATTCAGTGAACTGAATGTGACCTTCTCGATCATCCCATGGCAGCTCGTGCTGATCGCTTCGGCCATCAGTCTCTCGGTTGCGATGGTATCCGGGTGGAGACCTGCCCGCAAAGCGACACAGATCGATGTCATCGATGCGCTTCGCCAGGAACTGTAATGTAAGGCCCGCTTCGTTCCCGGCGGGCTTTTCTGCATTCATCCCCTATCGAATATCTTTGATTTTGCCGCCGAGTTGCGGCATGATAGAAAGAGAGTGAAATTATTTGCGAAAAGGGGTTTTCAGGATGGAGTACCGCATTGAACACGATACATTTGGTGAAATTCAAGTCCCTGCGGACAAACTGTGGGGCGCACAGACGCAGCGCAGTAAGCAGAACTTCAAAATCGGCGGCGAGCGCATTCCGACCGGCATCATCCGGGCATTCGCGCATCTGAAGAAGTCGGCAGCCATCGCAAGCCACTCGTTCGGCAACCTGTCCGAACCGAAGATGAAAGCGATCGCACAGGCAGCGGATGAAGTGCTTGCAGGAAAGTGGGATGAACACTTCCCGCTTGTCGTCTGGCAGACAGGCAGCGGCACACAGTCGAATATGAATATGAACGAAGTGCTCGCAAACCGCGGCAACCAGCTCCTCGAAGAATGGGGCAGCGAAGAACGTCTCCATCCGAACGACGACGTCAACAAATCGCAGAGTTCGAACGATACATTCCCGACAGCCCTCCATGTGGCGGGTGTGATCGCCGTCGAGCGGGAACTGCTTCCGGCGCTCGAGAAACTGAAGAAAACACTGGGCGAAAAATCCGAAGCCTTCATGGACATCATCAAGATCGGACGGACGCACCTCCAGGACGCAACCCCGCTGACGCTCGGCCAGGAAATGAGCGGCTGGCACCGGATGCTCGAAAAGACCGAAAAGATGCTGAAAGACAGTGTCCAGTCGATGAAAGAACTGGCAATCGGCGGTACGGCGGTCGGAACGGGCTTGAACGCACCGAAAGGATTCGGCGACAAAGTGGCGGAGGAGATCACGAAGTCGGTCGGCATCCAGTTCACATCGGCCGAAAACAAGTTCCATGCGCTGACGAGCTATGATGAAGTCGTCTATACACATGGTGCCATGAAAGCACTCGCTGCGGACCTCATGAAAATCGCAAACGACGTGCGCTGGCTGGCAAGCGGTCCGCGTTCCGGCATCGGTGAAATCACGATCCCTGAAAACGAGCCGGGAAGTTCGATCATGCCGGGCAAAGTGAACCCGACGCAGAGCGAAGCCCTGACGATGGTCGTCGCGCAAGTGATGGGGAACGACGCAACAATCGGCTTCGCAGCAAGCCAGGGGAACTTCGAGCTGAACGTCTTCAAGCCGGTCATCATCTTCAATTTCCTGCAGACGGCGAAACTGCTGGCAGATGGCATGGTCAGCTTCAATGACAACTGCGCCGTCGGCATCGAACCGAACCGGGAAGAGATCGACCGCAAAGTCAAAAACTCCCTGATGCTCGTGACAGCACTGAACCCGCATATCGGGTATGAAAATGCTGCGAAGATCGCAAAGACTGCACATAAGGAAGGCACGACACTCAAAGAAGCGGCCCTGAAGACCGGCCTTCTGACGGAAGAGCAATTCGACGAGTGGGTCGATCCGTCGAAAATGACCGGACGCTGAGCCGCCACAAAGTTGTAACCGCACGCCCCGGTGATTTGCGGTATGCTGAACGGACAACCATGGAAAAGGAGTCGACATGATGAAAAAACTATTCATGCCCCTCATTCTTGCGTCCTTGCTGGTCCTGACAGCCTGCGGCAAGGAAGCGGCAAAACCGGTCCACGAGCATGGCGGCACAGGTGCGGCAGACAGCAGTGCCGTCCAACAGAGCAAAGGCGCAGATCTTGCTGTCGGGGAACAGCAGCAGCTGCCGAACGGTGACCTGCTGCAGGTTACAGCATCCGCTGATGAGCTGCCGGCTTTCCTTGCGGAGAAATCCGAAGACCTGCAGCTCGTCTACCAAGTCGCAGGCAATGCGGAGGATATCCTGAAGTGGATGCCCTGCTACTGCGGATGCGCGGACAGCGCAGCGCACGGCAGCAACCTGAACTGTTTTGTCGATGAAATCCGGGAAGACGGCGCGGTCGTCTGGGATGATCACGGCACCCGCTGCAACGTCTGTGTGGAGATCGCGGTCAAATCGGTAACCATGGCGAAAGAAGGAAAAACGCTGAAGGAAATCCGGGAGAAAATCGACAGCGATTATAAGGAAGGCTACGCGCGTCCGACTGACACGCCGATGCCTGCATGAACCGAACAGAACAGGTCCTCTCCGGAGGGCCTGTTTTTGCGTGCAGAACGACGTAATCCGGGTGTACTGAAAACACCTGAAAACCCTTTCAGGACGGGCTTGAACCATTATGGTTGTATTCCGTTCACAGGTGGTCTATGATCATTGTCATGCGAGCGGGAAAAGG comes from Sporosarcina trichiuri and encodes:
- a CDS encoding ABC transporter permease, with the translated sequence MQVKDQFDFVRQHIRKNRLRVFMTVLAATMGTAFLIILASVGFGIQDTLRKEILDNRLVTQIEVYAQDLNAEKAENMKKIGHVNAVVLRQSVTAWQKMELDGFTGHSTLSVSDFEEEAKAGFALDEGRLPEDAHEVVVGHDFAISLIDEEAAQEKTDDATAEDPELPTYKEPLLGKTFTYELGDYMKDQSFGKPVELTIVGIAKAPAKDFIQDNRVYADAALIPELETIYQDGVSEENSDPLFGQNLNVYADELEHVKSITQTLKDDGYDVYSISEELDQIDVFFLALKAGLIFVGTIAILISSIGIFNTMTMAVTERTREIGVMKALGAKPKLIQRLFLLESAWIGLIGTVIAVILSYGVSLLANYILPLIVGAALGEEEFSELNVTFSIIPWQLVLIASAISLSVAMVSGWRPARKATQIDVIDALRQEL
- a CDS encoding PCYCGC motif-containing (lipo)protein, which encodes MKKLFMPLILASLLVLTACGKEAAKPVHEHGGTGAADSSAVQQSKGADLAVGEQQQLPNGDLLQVTASADELPAFLAEKSEDLQLVYQVAGNAEDILKWMPCYCGCADSAAHGSNLNCFVDEIREDGAVVWDDHGTRCNVCVEIAVKSVTMAKEGKTLKEIREKIDSDYKEGYARPTDTPMPA
- the fumC gene encoding class II fumarate hydratase; its protein translation is MEYRIEHDTFGEIQVPADKLWGAQTQRSKQNFKIGGERIPTGIIRAFAHLKKSAAIASHSFGNLSEPKMKAIAQAADEVLAGKWDEHFPLVVWQTGSGTQSNMNMNEVLANRGNQLLEEWGSEERLHPNDDVNKSQSSNDTFPTALHVAGVIAVERELLPALEKLKKTLGEKSEAFMDIIKIGRTHLQDATPLTLGQEMSGWHRMLEKTEKMLKDSVQSMKELAIGGTAVGTGLNAPKGFGDKVAEEITKSVGIQFTSAENKFHALTSYDEVVYTHGAMKALAADLMKIANDVRWLASGPRSGIGEITIPENEPGSSIMPGKVNPTQSEALTMVVAQVMGNDATIGFAASQGNFELNVFKPVIIFNFLQTAKLLADGMVSFNDNCAVGIEPNREEIDRKVKNSLMLVTALNPHIGYENAAKIAKTAHKEGTTLKEAALKTGLLTEEQFDEWVDPSKMTGR